A window of Methylomonas sp. 11b genomic DNA:
GCACCCATTCGGTTTCCACCTGGCTGGCACGCTCTGCCAAAAGCTCAGGTAACGTGGCATGTACCGAAATGCCGTGACCAACGGCAAACTCTCGTTGATGCCGGTAGAGCATTTCCAAAGTTTCGGATTCCTCTCGCGTCAACGGGTCCATTTTCGACAGATCAAGCTTGGCGTTTTTGCGTTGTACGAAAATCGGCTGGCTATTCGCGGCATACACTTTTAGCTTCGGTTGAAATACCCATACCTCATCTTTTGGTTCGTTCCGGCCTTTACGTTCTTCCTGTTGATTGATCATGAATAACGTAACGACCCAACCGTCAGCAGTAGAACGGATGCGTCCTTGTAGCAACACCAAGGGGTGGTCGGGATGAAGCGCTTGTGGGGCAATATTGCCTTCCTTCAACACTAACGGTAATTCTGGCGCAACCACCGGCCTGCGTTTCCAGACATTGGCAGGATTGCCGTCTTTGTTCTGCTGATTATCGCTTTTGATCCGTTGATACTGCCCCCATTCGGCAGCAACCAGAATTTCAGCCGTTTCGGATGCCACCACAAAACTTACACCCATTGAAGACGGAAAATACGTGCTGCCCGCGGGTACGCCCGCATCGGCGTTGCCTTCTTCGCCCTCGTCACCGTCGCCCGTTGCCAATTCGTCCAATTCGCCGCCAGCAACCTCCTTGTCCTTCGGCGCCAACATACCAACTAAATAACGTTGGTAGGCATGGTCTTCGTATTGATTTAACTCTTCCTCAACACCGCCGGCAGGGCCGAGAAGATCGCGAATGACCATCTGCGTGAGTTCATCGCGAATCGTCGTGGGGGTTGTGTTAGGTAAGGTTGCCAGGGCGGTTACAGCGGCGCTGTCATCGGTCATACTTGGCCTATTCAATCCGTAAATGGGTTTAACAATTTGACGCCGGAGCGCTGTACATCATCGACATTGCGTGTGACCAGCGTTAGGTTGTGTTCCAATGCTGTAGCAGCCAGCAAGGAATCAATGACCGGCAAGGGATCAGGGGCATTCAGTTGGCCCCAGCGGTCGGCGATAGCAGTGGTCACCGGTAAAATGCGGCCTGCCATGTCGTTTTCTACCTTGGATAACCAGCGATCCTGATTTTCTGCGGACGCGGGGTCGCGACGGCGCAGGCGTTCAATTCCGTTACGCACCTCGCCAATGACCAATACTGACAAATACAGGCTTTTGCCATCCACACTGGAAAACCACTGTTTAACACCGGTATTGGCGCGATCCTTCTTACGCAATTCCGACAAGACGTTGGTGTCGATCAGGAATCCCATTCCGGCACCTCTCTGCCCATGTCACGAGAACGAGAAAAATCAACATCGTCGCCGACATCCGGCATCGCGGCCAGCAGGTTTTTAATGTCTTGTCCGGCGCTATCGATAGCCCGATCATAAATAATCGCGATTCGCACCGGGCCAGCGGGTATTTCCGGCGGCAGTTGCAAGTGCAGACAATGGTCTAACGGAATTTCGGCAACGGCTTCGTAATATTGGGCGGTCATAGCGGTTCTCCTTCTGAATGACGTTCAGAAAAGTTGGAATTGTTCGGGTTCATTGGCTACAGCAGGCTCGGTTTTTTTCTTGCGGTCACTGCCAGTGCCAGCAGACTTGGCGGTTTTTTTGTCGTGCAAACCGGCAGCGACTTCTTCGGCGTAGCGTTGGTGATTCAGTTCCAGCAGGCGGTCGAGGACTTCGCGGCGGGCATTTTCGCTTATGGTGTAACGTAGGCCTTGTTTGGTTTCGTGAAAACCGTGGTCGAGTGGTAAATCTTGCCAACAATAGGCTGCAGCAACGGCGTTGTCCATTTCCTCATGCAAACGGCGCAATTCGACAATATCGTCGGCAGTTTCTGTAAGGTTGTGGAACCGGTTGTAGGTTTTGGTCAACCCTTCTTGGCGGGTTTGCATGATGATTTGACGATGCTGGTAGTAGCGTTCACCTATAGTTTCCAAATGATTAAAGTTTCTTGGGAATGGAAATGTTTCAAAGCACTGGGATGGGGTGTATTGAGGATCCTTTCCAGCGCCAATTTTATTACCGTATTCTAAAGCCCATTTCCAATGAACTTTACTTTGAAGAAGTGCATATTCAGCCCAAGAATCAATAGCCAGAATAACAGTCATGTGACTTGGAACCTGACCATGACTATAAAAAACTAGATTGTGATGCTTACTAGTAAGTGGATGAATGAGATACCGAGCCATCTCTGCAATAGTGGCATATAGAGCTGGACGCTTTTCGGCATAATGCCACCAACGAATACGATAAACATCTCGATTATTTTTCATCCGCTCTGGTTTCACGTTCTCTTCAACAATCGCCAACAAATCCGGGTAATCGGCGGCGACAGGTTCTGGATAATCGGCAGGCACAATCCCTAATTGCAACCACGCCTTTCTTTGCTTTTCGTCTGCAACCAGCCAAACGCCGTCGGCAGTGCGTTTTAGCGGATAATCATGAAAATTGATAACCCAACGCGACGGCGACTGATCTAGGCGACTGTTTAAATCTTCGCCGTTAAGATACGGAAATAAGCATTCCTTGTTTTTCGCGTTTTGTGCAATCAAGGCCGCGGCTGATTTAGGCTCAAGGACGAACCCCATACCTAAGACATAGGACCCAATAAAAGATTTAGCTTCGTTAGCCTTCAAGCACTCAGGGTTACCTTGTAAACGTCCGGGCGGAGTTAGAAATGGCGTAATGCCGGACACCACCACGTCATTTAGACTGAACATACCAAACCAAACGCCACGATAAATCCAAACATTTGCTACTTCCAATGCCGCCGCACCCGGCCAAGGCATAGATGGCACTGCTCGCGGAATGCTAAAACCTGCTGCTGTCATTTGGTCCAAGCCCACTTC
This region includes:
- a CDS encoding type II toxin-antitoxin system VapC family toxin yields the protein MGFLIDTNVLSELRKKDRANTGVKQWFSSVDGKSLYLSVLVIGEVRNGIERLRRRDPASAENQDRWLSKVENDMAGRILPVTTAIADRWGQLNAPDPLPVIDSLLAATALEHNLTLVTRNVDDVQRSGVKLLNPFTD